GAGTACTTGTTCAGTGATGAGCTTTATAGGCAGGGGCTCTTCCTGCTCCACAGGTATACCTGGCCTTGGGCCTGACCCAGTCAGAGATCGATACGTACTTCACTGGCCCTGCCTTCCTGGCCTGGGGACGCATGGGTAACCTGCACACCTGGGATGGCCCCCTGCCCCGTTCCTGGCACCTCAATCAAGTCTACCTGCAGGTAAAGAGCGGCTAAGGAAAGGTGTAATGGGGACTGAGTGTTCACAGAGCCAGGGATGGGTGCTTAGCTAGCTAGCCTCGGGGCTCTTGACTGACCTATAGATCTGTGTTCCCTCCCTGAGGGAGCAAGGGACTCCCCCCAGCAGAGGTCCTGTCACATTGACCTCTATCCCTCCCAGCATCGAATCCTGGACCGGATGCGCTCCTTTGGCATGATCCCAGTGCTGCCTGCCTTCGCAGGGCATGTCCCCAAGGCCATCACCAGGTGaggtcctccctccctgctcagcTCTAAGGGAAAAAGCCCTGCAAAGCACCAGGTAAACGCTGAAACTCTGGATGTTGGCTCAGCTtgactcctgcctctgctgtcagCCACTTGCAGATTGCTTGATGACTCTGACTTGGTTTTCTTGCTTGTCAAATGGAATCATTGCTGGGTGTGATGCCATACTCTTCTGATCCTGGTACTTAGGAGCCTGGGGCAGGAACACtaccagttccaggccagcctgagctacatagagaaacccggtctttatatatataaatttataccCATGGGGTGGGGGcctgctggagagatgcctcagctaagagcacctgctgcccttgcaaaggaccatggttcagttcccagcacccacgtggtagttCCCAAATCCTGAGGCACTGATCAGCATCCTGGCACACATCATGCAtacggtgcacagacataaatgcaggcaaacattcatgcccagaaaataacaattaaatcAATCTAAAGTGTTCCCAGGATTCCTACATCATTAACATCAAATTTAGAAAACTCACCAAATTTTAtaaggttttcatttattttatgtgtgtgggtgttttgcctgcatgtaggtctGTGTACCATATTTGTGCCTGATGCTCTTGGAGAACAGAAAAGGGCACAGGATGCCCTGatactggagtgacagatggctgtaaactaccatgtgggtactgggagtcaaacctgggtcctctggaagagcagccagtgctcttaactgctgaactatctcttcagtccctaactttaatgtatgcatgtgaataatttatatatgttttatatataaatgcataactTAATTAttaggaaatatttaaagaaaaggaatggaaattaCTAAGTAACAGGatagctcctttacctgctgtcCTGAGTGTTGCCAGGCACAGGATGGTAGTGTGTAGCTGCCCTTGCTGGTGGCCTAGGAAGTGTGCTGGTCTCTGCCCTTGTGTTtgaactgtcttctcttctgtggctggagagactTTCAAGGTCTGGATGAGGCTCCTCCTCCTTCGTGAAGTTCTGCCATCCAGCACCTGCAAGGACCCTGATCACCAAGCCAATTAGGACCTGGCTCCCACCACTGTCACTGTGTGGTGCTGGCTGCCAGCTACCCCCTCCATCTTGCTCACCAAGCTGTAGGAACTTCATTCTTTTCATTCAGCGAACCTTTGCCCAGGTGTCTACAGATGTCAAACCTGGTCCTGTGTTAGGTCCTGGGGATGTTCACGTGTGCCCGTGGCTCTGTCCCTAACAAGAGATCATTGGCAGAGGGAAATAGCAGAACCTTTTTAGACAGGTGACTCTCAGGGACAGTGAGGAAGGACCAGGTGGATAAGCCTTAGGGGTGGAGGGAAGAATACCAGGCAGGGGACAGAGCATGTGTAAGCATGGGGGCGAGAGAAACCCGGGCACAGTCCAGGAACCACAGACGTGAGACTGGTGAAGGGTGTGAAGCCAAGGCAAGCACTGTATCGACTCTAaaccttcctcccccaccccacccccagggtgtTCCCACAGGTCAATGTCATCCAGTTGGGGAGCTGGGGACATTTCAACTGCTCCTACAGCTGCTCCTTCCTTCTGGCTCCAGGAGACCCCCTGTTCCCCCTCATTGGGAACCTCTTCCTCCGGGAGCTGATCAAGGAGTTTGGCACAGATCATATCTATGGGGCTGACACCTTCAATGAGATGCAGCCTCCCTCCTCCGACCCCTCCTACCTCGCTGCTACCACGGCAGCCGTCTATGAAGCCATGGCCACTGGTACGGTGCTTGGGATAGAAACCCCTAGAACATCGGGGAGGGAGGTTGGGTGGGAGGAGGACCTGTATCCGGGTGATACCATGCTTTTCTGTCCAACAGGCCttcgtgcacatgcacatacgccATCCTACTTAGCCACGCTGGGTGCCGAGTGCCCAGTGACCTATGACCTTGAGCATATTCTTTCCCTCCCAGTGGCTTGCTCGTGGACCAGGATGCATagccctgtttttttgtttttgtttttttttttaaagtcattgaGTACAACGTAATCGAAAAGATtttaagccaggcatgatagcagatgcctgtaacaccagtgcttgagaggtagaggcaggaggatcaggagttcaaagccagcctgggctacttgggaCCCTAGGCTAGTTCAAAATGGGGTGGAGTCAGCAAGGAGATGACTTGGCAAGTAAAGGCACTCAAACCTAATGGCCTGAGCTTTACCCACGAAACCCACAAAACGATGGAAGGCAAGAACCAACTACACagagttgtcctgtgacctccacatgtgtgttcacatacacacgtcacacacatgaacagtaaccatcatcagcatcaccatcatcaccaccatcaacatCATCAAAGTTTTTATTTGGAGCCAGGCACGGTAGCGCACGGTAGCACACGGTAGCGCacggtagcgcacgcctttactcTTAGTAgtcagaaggcaggggcaggaagatctctctcggtttgaggccagcttggtctacggaGAGACTgtcaggacagccaaggcgatacagaaagaccctgtctcaaaacagaacaacagccgggcgtggtggtgcacacctgtaatcttagcacttgggaggcagaggcaggcagatttctgagttcgaggccagcctggtctaccgagtgagttccaggacagccagagctacacagagaaaccctgtctcgaaaaaccaaaacaaacaaacaagcaaaccagaacaacactttttttcttttttcttttctgtttgtttatttttcaggactgggtttctctgtgtagccttagctatcctggaactcactctgtaaatcaggctggactcaaacttggagatccacctacctctacccctcgagtgctgggattaaaggtgtgtgcccagTTTTCAACCTTCTTAATACTaagacccttttttttttttttgttttgttttgttttgttttttcgagacagggtttctctgtgtagcccttttttttttttttgttttgttttgttttgttttttcgagacagggtttctctgtgtagccctggctgtcctggaactcactttgtagaccaggctggcctcgaactcagaaatctgcctgcctctgcctcccgagtgctgggattaaaggaatgcgccaccacgcccagcttctgagaccctttaatatcctcatgtggtgacccccagccataacattcattgctacttcacaactgtaattttgctactgttatgaatcataacataaatatctgatgagcagggtatctgatatgtgacccctgtgaaaaggtcatttgacccaACGGGGTTGAGAACCGCAGGTTGAAAACAACGGCTTTTAGAGAccccccctttttatttctttcagttgaaagttacatttctttatttgcatgtgtgcatgtgtgccacactTGGTGCACATATGGAAGTCATAGGGTAGCTTGTAGGAGTCTGTTCTTAACTTCTACCATGAGCTTGAGGGTAGAATTCTGGTTGTCGGGTTCTGCATGAAATACCTTTCCTAGCTGAGCCTTCTCCAAGGCCCAAGTCTTGACCTTTTTTTATTTCACAGTGGAGATCAGGCATGAACTTTAACCTTTAATCATGAGACTTTGGGAAGCAGTTAAGCTTTATGTAAACCCAAATATGCCAGTATTTGAAGGATTCTTAGGCCCAACTTCTGGATGTCCTGATTGGCAGGTCCAGAATGTGGGGCCCAGGCATCCGTGTCTTAatttctctgagtagctctgaTAGCCAAGATGCTAGATCAGTAGTGACCTGGAGTTTCAGGAGACAAGATGGGCAGAAGAGCCCTGGTTACGGCAGAATGGCAGGTGGATCAGTCACAGGGGATGGCGTGAGCTGTAATAATCGCCCGATTTCTTCATCAAAGCCACTTCTCTCatcacctctctctgtcttctccccacTGTAGTGGACCCTGATGCCGTTTGGCTACTCCAAGGCTGGCTCTTCCAGCACCAGCCCCAGTTCTGGGGCCCCTCTCAAATCAGGGCTGTGCTGGAGGCTGTGCCCCGTGGTCGTCTCCTGGTTCTGGACCTGTTTGCTGAGACCCAGCCGGTTTACATGCGCACAGCCTCCTTCCATGGCCAGCCCTTCATCTGGTGCATGCTCCACAACTTTGGGGGCAACCATGGCCTGTTTGGAACCCTCGAGGATGTGAACCGAGGCCCGCAGGCAGCCCGCCTCTTCCCTAACTCCACCATGGTCGGCACCGGCATAGCCCCCGAGGGCATTGGCCAGAATGAAGTGGTCTATGCTCTCATGGCCGAGCTGGGCTGGCGCAAGGACCCTGTACCAGATTTGATGGCCTGGGTGAGCAGCTTTGCCAGTCGCCGATACGGGGTCTCTCAACCTGATGCCGTGGCAGCCTGGAGGCTCCTACTCAGGAGTGTCTACAACTGCTCTGGGGAGGCGTGCAGTGGGCACAATCGAAGCCCACTGGTCAAACGTCCTTCCCTACAGATGAGTACCGCTGTCTGGTACAACAGATCAGATGTATTTGAGGCTTGGCGACTGCTGTTAACAGCTGCTCCAAACCTGACCACCAGCCCAGCCTTCCGCTATGACCTGCTGGACGTCACCCGCCAAGCGGTGCAGGAATTGGTCAGCCTGTGCTACGAGGAGGCAAGGACCGCCTACCTGAAGCAGGAGCTTGATCTCCTGCTCAGGGCCGGAGGCCTCCTGGTCTATAAACTCCTGCCTACACTAGATGAGCTGCTGGCTAGTAACAGCCACTTCTTGCTGGGTACCTGGTTGGATCAGGCCCGGAAAGTGGCCGTAAGTGAGGCTGAGGCCCAGTTCTATGAACAAAACAGCCGCTACCAGATTACCCTTTGGGGGCCTGAGGGTAACATTTTGGACTATGCCAATAAGCAACTGGCAGGACTGGTGGCTGACTACTACCAGCCACGCTGGTGCCTCTTCTTGGAGACTCTGGCTCACAGCCTAGCCAGAGGTGTCCCCTTCCAACAGCATGAGTTTGAGAAGAACGTTTTCCCACTGGAGCAGGCTTTCATTAACAACAAGAAGAGGTATCCCAGTCAGCCCCAAGGGGACACTGTGGACCTCTCCAAGAAGATCTTCCTCAAATATCACCCCCAGCCTGACTCTTTGTGACAGATCAGCCGTCCCAGGGACCTGCTGGAATAGGTCCTCAAATCCAAACAAGCCCAGAATGCGCCCCCGTGCCTGGCAGAAGGAACCAGGGTGTGACAGTGATGGCTTGGAGGGAAACAAGGTGCTTTCTTCCACGCCAGACTTGGGGGTTAAAATACCATTCTCTGTTAACAATAAAGTGCTGAATCCACCTGGGCCTATTCAATTCAAGTACTGGACATTGCTGGCATGCCTGCAAGGGCTCAGGTGCACATGCAGACAGACCCTGGTGTGCAGGCAGCCCTTCCCAGGCCTCACTTCACCTCCGTTTTACTGATGGTCCCCAACCTTAGAAGCTGTAGAGCAGCAAGCTGGTAGTTATAATTGTCCCTgagagtgtggtggtacacacctggaaTAACAACCCTGAAAagctagaggcaggagaatcaattCATGGCCAACCTTAGCTCCATAAGGAGTCTGAAGGtagcctgtctccaaaaaaaactaaaaatgaggcccttgcctttaatcccagtgttcgTGGGTCAGAGGTAGATGGATCGGAGTATGAGGCCAACCTCATCTACTTGGTTgtcccaaaaccaaacaagaagtTCCTTGAAGTTCCTTGAACAAAAGCGTTTTCCCTGTGGTCAGATCTGCCTAGCACTGCTCAGTTTGAACCTAACGACCTAACTGCTGCTCCCTATAGAGCTTGTTACTTGTAGAGTACCCCATCCCTTAACCAACTAAGGTCGTTACAAACAGCACCCTTTAGTGCTTTGACCCACACCAGGCTTGGGCAAGCCTTCCAGGGACCCAACTCAGCCTTGAGATTGCCAGCAGACACAACAAGGGGTGGGGCCCGCTGTGGGCAGGAGCAGAGCCAAGCAGATACTCAGTCCTAGTCTGCCACTAGGACCCTCGCGCTCGCTCTGAACTTCAGCACTATTTCACATGGACCCCACGGTAGTGTTCATTACCGGCTGCTCCTCCGGAATCGGCATGCACTTGGCTGTTCGCCTGGCTTCCGACCGTTCCCAGAGCTTCAAAGGTATCGGAGGGGAAAGGCCAGGAGGCCAGGGGAGAGCCCCCAGAGGTAAGCG
This sequence is a window from Mus pahari chromosome 14, PAHARI_EIJ_v1.1, whole genome shotgun sequence. Protein-coding genes within it:
- the Naglu gene encoding alpha-N-acetylglucosaminidase, which codes for MEAAGLAVILGFLLLAGGSVGDEAREAKAVRELVVRLLGPGPAANFLVSVERALADESGLDTYSLSGGGGMPVLVRGSTGVAAAAGLHRYLRDFCGCQVAWSSSQLHLPWPLPAVPDGLTETTPNRYRYYQNVCTHSYSFVWWDWARWEQEIDWMALNGINLALAWNGQEAIWQRVYLALGLTQSEIDTYFTGPAFLAWGRMGNLHTWDGPLPRSWHLNQVYLQHRILDRMRSFGMIPVLPAFAGHVPKAITRVFPQVNVIQLGSWGHFNCSYSCSFLLAPGDPLFPLIGNLFLRELIKEFGTDHIYGADTFNEMQPPSSDPSYLAATTAAVYEAMATVDPDAVWLLQGWLFQHQPQFWGPSQIRAVLEAVPRGRLLVLDLFAETQPVYMRTASFHGQPFIWCMLHNFGGNHGLFGTLEDVNRGPQAARLFPNSTMVGTGIAPEGIGQNEVVYALMAELGWRKDPVPDLMAWVSSFASRRYGVSQPDAVAAWRLLLRSVYNCSGEACSGHNRSPLVKRPSLQMSTAVWYNRSDVFEAWRLLLTAAPNLTTSPAFRYDLLDVTRQAVQELVSLCYEEARTAYLKQELDLLLRAGGLLVYKLLPTLDELLASNSHFLLGTWLDQARKVAVSEAEAQFYEQNSRYQITLWGPEGNILDYANKQLAGLVADYYQPRWCLFLETLAHSLARGVPFQQHEFEKNVFPLEQAFINNKKRYPSQPQGDTVDLSKKIFLKYHPQPDSL